One Littorina saxatilis isolate snail1 linkage group LG12, US_GU_Lsax_2.0, whole genome shotgun sequence genomic region harbors:
- the LOC138983293 gene encoding uncharacterized protein encodes MHAENPIEEVDFKSSVNQRADQNLDIGEDARTMIENKKDHHLRDSRIKEIYSNVRQYYTTLMDYLLSHLPETKAPQMTEDDFDPRRLPFLAQLEIVDVEKQSAGYFSTLRHLVKTYPVLLPPGCHLDVLNLQFGVYQMPDMTQYKADRLDQTWANIGQDPILKLTELSLVMRGLLVIPHSSAHCERVFSCVRKVNTPQRSSLSLKTLESLLVLKNCDTEAVQNLPEDAIMPLKQAYSKKVHASKKL; translated from the coding sequence ATGCATGCAGAGAACCCCATTGAAGAGGTGGATTTCAAGTCCTCAGTGAACCAGCGAGCTGACCAGAACCTGGACATCGGAGAGGATGCCAGAACTATGATAGAGAACAAGAAGGATCACCACCTGCGGGACTCCAGGATCAAGGAGATTTATTCCAACGTCAGGCAGTACTACACCACACTGATGGACTACTTGCTGAGCCACCTTCCTGAGACCAAGGCCCCACAAATGACTGAGGACGACTTTGACCCACGACGCCTGCCATTCCTTGCTCAACTGGAGATTGTTGATGTGGAAAAGCAGAGTGCTGGATATTTCAGCACCCTGAGACACCTGGTGAAGACATATCCTGTTCTGCTGCCTCCAGGCTGTCACTTGGATGTACTCAACCTGCAGTTTGGTGTGTACCAGATGCCTGACATGACCCAGTACAAGGCAGACCGGCTGGACCAGACCTGGGCCAACATTGGCCAGGACCCCATCCTGAAGCTGACAGAGCTGTCCCTTGTCATGAGGGGCCTGCTGGTCATCCCCCACAGCTCTGCCCATTGTGAGCGGGTCTTTTCTTGCGTCAGAAAGGTCAATACCCCTCAGAGGAGCAGTCTGTCCCTGAAAACCCTGGAAAGCCTGCTGGTGCTAAAGAACTGTGACACTGAGGCAGTGCAAAATTTGCCTGAGGATGCCATCATGCCGCTGAAGCAAGCGTATTCTAAAAAAGTCCATGCATCCAAGAAACTgtag